The genomic window ttcagccaggtcacgatctcgcggtccgtgagttcgagccccgcgtcaggctctgggctgatggctcggagcctggagcctgtttccaattctgtgtctccctctctctctgcccctcccccgttcatgctctgtctctgtctgtcccaaaaataaattaaaaacattaaaaaaaaaaaaattaaaaaaaaaaaaataaataaataaataaagtggaaacaatagaaaatagaagATTAATGTTAATTAGAAGATTAGGTACtatcagtaaacttaaaaaaattgataagatAAACTGAAAGGCAGATTATCCACTCATAAAATATGCAGATAAGGTAGTAGATAGTTTTGGGAAAACTCAAATATTCCAGAAAGATCTCTAGTACTCTTTAACATAATTATAACTGTATTTACATAATTTCATGTTGAGAGTTTGGTCCAACTAAATACATTTacttaaatataaacttaaattatttaaatgatttatttaaataaaaataaaaattatagattaacgacaatttttaaagtttcaaaatatCTAGGCTATAATATAGGGAAATATTAATTGTTGGTGTTGATAAGAATATAAATTGATGAAACTTTTTGGGAAGATTTAATGACATCCACTAAACTTCAAAACATTCTTACATCAATTTTTCAGTAATTAACAGATACAATCACAGGAGCATGCAGAAATTTATGTAGAAGTATATTCACTGGAGTATTGTTTGTAATGTAAAAAATGCAACCAAACTGAACTTCCTGTCAATAGAGAGGCAGTTAAATAAATCAAGGTACGTCCATATAATGACATACTATACAGTCATTAAAAGGACTGAAGCAAAACTATACATAGAACtggaaaagaggggcgcctgggtggctcagtcagttaagcatccgacttcggctcaggtcatgatctcacggtacatgggtttgagccctgcgttgggctctgtgctgacagctcagagcctggagcctgcttcagattctgtgtctccttctctgcccctttgccctTCACCaaattgcactctgtctctctctctctctctcaaaaataaataaacattacaaaaaaaaacacaaaaaaacaaaactggaaaagataGCTATGTTAAGTGAAGTTGCCAAATAGTAGGTACATAGCATATAATTCCATCTGATAGATGTATAggcatacatacaaacacacacacacacggacattTTTATATGCagagaaaatgttaaatgatATATTCTAAACTGTTAGCTATGGTTTTCCTGAGGCATGGCTGTgcaaaaagagaaactgagaatttaatttttcacttcaAATTAATttactctgctttctttcttcttaaacaaCGAGCATATTACTGTTacgagtaaaaaaaaaaaaaaagatcacttaaATAGGAAAGTTGAGCAGTAATGCCAACAAAAGCACCATCTAGaatctaaacagaaaacaatgatgtaatgttaaaagaagataaaatctcCCTCACCTTATTAGCATTGATctacataatacataaaaatccTAATATTAGCCCAAAGTGAGGGAGActgattaaaaaaatctgtaattacAAGCTAGCATAGTAAATGCTATAACAGAAGTTAAAGCTGGGTATTGGAGAAACCCAGAGAAAGTGAACCTAAATTATTGAGCTGAATAAAAACATACTGTGTTTTAAAGGACAAATGGAAAATGGCCAGGCAGATTTGGCATATGCATGTGGGGGTACTATGTTTCGGTGAAGGAAATAGCATCTGTAAAAATGTAAGGCTGTGAGAAAGAACTGGACATTAAAAAGTACAAGTAGTTATGCCAGATACAgtgccttttaaaaaagattacagTATCAGTGAATAACAGATTTTTCACATAATATTACATGATATTCATTCAGATACTTACTAAACATCTTCTATGTGGGAGATGCTGTGGTAGGTCTAGGTATTCACAGATAAGACAGACAATAATCAATACTTAATTGCAAACtgtgataaaagaaataagagagatGATGGAAAATGACAAGGAAAAGACCTATAGATTGTTCAAGGAAGGTCTCTGTGAGAAGGTCATACTTAAACTGAGACCTAAGGATAAAAAAGCACCAACCAAAAGacggatgggggtggggagaaggggagacaaaCATCAGGAAGAAATAGTTTTAGTTGGGAACAGCATAGTCAGAGCTCCTGAACTAGGAAAGAAACTATGCTGTTTGAGAACTGAAAAGACAGCTAATGTAACTGAAACTTACTTAGTAGGTGAGGTAAAAAAGAAGGTAGGCAGGCAAGGAGTGATAATCCAGGGCCTTGTAGATCAGTGTAAAGTtggaatattatttgaaagaTGATGGCCATCATTGAAGGCTGTGGTTAAGCACAAGAATGCCATGTTtgcctatttgtttttaaaagattattctaCTGTTTGGAGACTAGAGTTGAAAAGAGACAGATAAAAGAACTGCAGGAATCTAGTCAAGAAATGTTAGCTTGGATAAGGGTAGTAGAGGTTGAGTGAGGAAAATGGacaattttaagatgtatttttctGAGATAGAAACAATGCAACTTGATAGAATTGTGGGAGAGGAAtcagaaaaatcaaagatgaCAGACAGGCTGTACTGAGTAAGCAAACTGCAATTCTAACCATCACAGCAAATGTGTTTAATTAGAATGCTCTGAATTTTCAAATATTGCTCACCTCAATGTTCTGCTAAACATAGGAGTATGaatgaagttttaaaacaatgagatatttaGTAAACATAATCTCTTGGAAATAGATCTAAAAGTACAATTTCCTAgtaaataattcagaaaacattcaacaaatatttattgaatacctactatatgCTAGTCACTGAATTAGAAGCTGGGAAAGAATCTGATGCAgtcttttgaaaacataaatcacTCCTCTTTGTATATTACAGCATAATTATTCCTAAGAGTCACTTTAAGAATTCTAGTTAAATGTCATACTTTTTTAATCTTACATGTTACACAAATTCGATACAACAAATAACTAGGTTAGCTACTTTCCCAGGTGATAATTTTCAAACTACTTTATACATACCTTTTGAAGGTTGTTTCAAAGATTCAGAACGTTTCACCAAACACTGTTGTTGAATAGCCCTCCCACAAAACGAGTGGAcaggagttttatttttctccaaacccTGTGTAATTTTGGTATCAGAAATACTTCCTGGTAGACAATTTTGATTAAACTGGGAAAgaatttgagaatttttcatctttgtaaatGTATACTTAGGAAATCCAACTGTTCTGTTAAGGCCACTTTGATCTCCATCTCTTGTGCTCCTATGGGACAGATGCTGAGTACTTAATTTCTTCTTATAAGTAGCAGTTTCTGTATTCCTATAATCTGAACTCACATTCAAACTTGAACTTCCCGTAAGAACTGACTGTGGACTTTTCACTTGTATTGGAACATCAGTGTTATTCCAGGAGAAATGCAGATTATTGATATGACAATTTGAGTTCTTGGAgtatattgtcaaatttgttgtaGCACCTAAAAAACTTGGAGAATTTCCACAGATTTCCCGTTTATCCATCTTCACTGGTTTATTTAATTGTGAGCTATTTGTGAAAGATGTGTGCCCTGAAATGCTGCTGAGATTCAAATGTTTTGATTGCACCAACTGACTTTCTTGTTTAGATGTAGTAAATATGTTTTTGGCTCCATGTTTGGAACTATTATTGATCTCAAGTGTACTTTCTGGTATCTTGCTGCCCTTTCTAATGTCTTGTTGCTGAGTTAGTCTTTCAATATCATCACATGCTTGGTATAATAAATCATCATCTACATCATCTGCTTCCCAGGTATTCTCTAATTGATGGCATGCTTTAACAATTTCATTGGCAAATGATGGATCATTCCAGTCATCAAAGAAAGAACCTAACTTTGATGCATTAGTCTGATTTGTATTATAAACACTGGTTTCATTGCCCAAAGTTGCAGAGCCAAAAGGATTTATATTAGCAGGTGCTTTAAAAGACTGATTAAAAATGGACTTATTTTCTTGTTCATTAGAATATCCTGTGTTCAAAGTAGACTTTTCAAAAGTATTTACATTAGAAGTAAATTTAGTATGCATATCTTCTTTTACTTTTGTCAGATTAGATGCAACTGAACAGTCTTGAACAATTTTATTGAAAGATTTCTCAAGTTTCATTATATATCCACTGGATGGCAATTTGTTTGGTTCATCATTTGGATTTAGtgaaaaactgtattttccaGAATCTATTAATTCCTTGTTATGTGTCTTTGAAGGGAGATCTTGTACAATTTTTGAATCCCTTAACCTGGCACCTAGGCTTGTATTCATTCTTGACTTATGTTTATCACACTTATTGTTAAAGTTATAAATACTCTTTTGATCAGCAATCTGGGCTGTTTTAGGAGCTGGGGAAAGTTCATACATTTTGACATTTTGCATAACAAAAGGTTCATTATTTAGTAAGTTTTCCCAATCATCCTCAAAATCACTGGTAGGAAATGCATCAAGGTGTTTATTAAAAGCTTCTGGCTTCTCAGTGTAAGAAGTCACACATGGATTTGTCATTCCAAGAGTATCTACTTGACAAGAAAGTGATCCTGGGGTTTTATCTGGCAGTTTTTCAGTGACCAGAGTTTCATTAGtaatgattttctcctttttcaaagcacttttctTTCCAAAGGTAGTATTACTTGTGTTCAAAAAAGCATCTGACAGATCTTGGCTGAACTGTCCACTACATTTCTGAGTAGAGCCATCAAAAATGGCATTAAAGGCTGCTTCAGCATTTTGGTCAAATGGCTTCTGACTGCTATTTTGATCATTTATCACAGacattttggtgttttcttcCATTGGGTTCTTCATTATAGCATTATCTATTTCTGGAACTATATCATGTAATAACTGCATCTGTACATTATCTTTATAATTACTGAAAGTCTCTGCTTCTGAAATTGTCTGGATAAAAtcatgatttctcttcttttgctcttGAATCACATCTAGCTCTTCCATATTTTTATCAAATTGCTTAGCCAATTTCATAAGTTCTTCCTcttgattttgtgttttcaacctattaaacatttaaaaagtcataattaAGAAAGCTTCTAAGAATCATTATAAATATTCAGTTGTtatcaaacatattttaatatattaaaactcAAAATTTCAACACAATTATTTTAAGTCTAAAGTTTTACATGtcaaaactgaaaaaagtaatttataagtattttaataGATTTACAAAATCAAAGCAgagtattattaaatatatttactccACTGCATGTCAGAAAAGCTGAAAAGTTTGAACTTACTTTGTGCAGCTGATTTTTGCTCTTGATTTGCCTTTTGCTACACTAGGAGTACAAGGAATAGCAGAAGCACCAATCCACATGCCTAGCATGGagtttgttgttggtttttcaTCCTTtggcagaagggaaaagagatatgtttacaaaggaaggaaagaagggaaggagggggagggagagggagggataggagggagagggaaagggagagaaagaaaagaaagaaagggaaaggaaggaagaaaaaaagaaaagaaaaagaaagaaagaaagggaaagaaagggaaaggaaggaagaaaagaaaaaaagaaaagagaaagaaagaaagaaagaaagaaagaaagaaagaaagaaagaaagaaagaataactaCATTGAATCATCTTCCTAAAGCAATAAACTGTGGTAAGGTGATAGTTTACTAAACAAGCACAGAACAATGAGAAGTTGGAGGATGGCAATAACAAGTTGCAAGAAGTGATCCATTTATGtttcaggaaatgaaaatattcagaatttgtatttccttattttcaaaaaaaattaagttctaagAATTTAACAAGTGCATATTTAATGGCAAAGGCATAGTtattatcaaaagaaaactgaCTTCCTAAGAATAGAGATTCATATGGAATTCTTTCTATATCACCTGATTCTCCATATTTTCACTATCCCCATCATAATCTTTATCTAAAGTTGGACAATCCATGTTGACCTGAATTGGGAACACTTAGAATTCAGGTCAACAGGACTGCACTAACTCACAAATGAGTTAGAAAGTGCAAGGTTAGAACTAATGCTAAGAATAAGGTAggaataagaacaaaaataagtagagaaaggagaaagagaagtttgACCACTATGATGGATAGGAAAAAGCCATTTTAATCCTGGATATTTTTGCTATGTCTTTCAGTCATCTGATCaagca from Neofelis nebulosa isolate mNeoNeb1 chromosome 9, mNeoNeb1.pri, whole genome shotgun sequence includes these protein-coding regions:
- the ETAA1 gene encoding ewing's tumor-associated antigen 1 isoform X2 — protein: MDLLSSTFSSPNDPDGQNDIFWDQNSPMTKQLGKGRRKQIYTTDSDEISHIVNRIAPQDEKPTTNSMLGMWIGASAIPCTPSVAKGKSRAKISCTKLKTQNQEEELMKLAKQFDKNMEELDVIQEQKKRNHDFIQTISEAETFSNYKDNVQMQLLHDIVPEIDNAIMKNPMEENTKMSVINDQNSSQKPFDQNAEAAFNAIFDGSTQKCSGQFSQDLSDAFLNTSNTTFGKKSALKKEKIITNETLVTEKLPDKTPGSLSCQVDTLGMTNPCVTSYTEKPEAFNKHLDAFPTSDFEDDWENLLNNEPFVMQNVKMYELSPAPKTAQIADQKSIYNFNNKCDKHKSRMNTSLGARLRDSKIVQDLPSKTHNKELIDSGKYSFSLNPNDEPNKLPSSGYIMKLEKSFNKIVQDCSVASNLTKVKEDMHTKFTSNVNTFEKSTLNTGYSNEQENKSIFNQSFKAPANINPFGSATLGNETSVYNTNQTNASKLGSFFDDWNDPSFANEIVKACHQLENTWEADDVDDDLLYQACDDIERLTQQQDIRKGSKIPESTLEINNSSKHGAKNIFTTSKQESQLVQSKHLNLSSISGHTSFTNSSQLNKPVKMDKREICGNSPSFLGATTNLTIYSKNSNCHINNLHFSWNNTDVPIQVKSPQSVLTGSSSLNVSSDYRNTETATYKKKLSTQHLSHRSTRDGDQSGLNRTVGFPKYTFTKMKNSQILSQFNQNCLPGSISDTKITQGLEKNKTPVHSFCGRAIQQQCLVKRSESLKQPSKEEEEKNKKYSPEEIQRKRQEALVRRMAKAQASSVKAAPT
- the ETAA1 gene encoding ewing's tumor-associated antigen 1 isoform X1, which produces MSRRRKHGDSPGLKSTPPKAAAAEECSSVVEPGKRRLRSARGSGLCRAGERSPRPVPQQEQPPAAASCSKSNPEERYETPKRVLKMDLLSSTFSSPNDPDGQNDIFWDQNSPMTKQLGKGRRKQIYTTDSDEISHIVNRIAPQDEKPTTNSMLGMWIGASAIPCTPSVAKGKSRAKISCTKLKTQNQEEELMKLAKQFDKNMEELDVIQEQKKRNHDFIQTISEAETFSNYKDNVQMQLLHDIVPEIDNAIMKNPMEENTKMSVINDQNSSQKPFDQNAEAAFNAIFDGSTQKCSGQFSQDLSDAFLNTSNTTFGKKSALKKEKIITNETLVTEKLPDKTPGSLSCQVDTLGMTNPCVTSYTEKPEAFNKHLDAFPTSDFEDDWENLLNNEPFVMQNVKMYELSPAPKTAQIADQKSIYNFNNKCDKHKSRMNTSLGARLRDSKIVQDLPSKTHNKELIDSGKYSFSLNPNDEPNKLPSSGYIMKLEKSFNKIVQDCSVASNLTKVKEDMHTKFTSNVNTFEKSTLNTGYSNEQENKSIFNQSFKAPANINPFGSATLGNETSVYNTNQTNASKLGSFFDDWNDPSFANEIVKACHQLENTWEADDVDDDLLYQACDDIERLTQQQDIRKGSKIPESTLEINNSSKHGAKNIFTTSKQESQLVQSKHLNLSSISGHTSFTNSSQLNKPVKMDKREICGNSPSFLGATTNLTIYSKNSNCHINNLHFSWNNTDVPIQVKSPQSVLTGSSSLNVSSDYRNTETATYKKKLSTQHLSHRSTRDGDQSGLNRTVGFPKYTFTKMKNSQILSQFNQNCLPGSISDTKITQGLEKNKTPVHSFCGRAIQQQCLVKRSESLKQPSKEEEEKNKKYSPEEIQRKRQEALVRRMAKAQASSVKAAPT
- the ETAA1 gene encoding ewing's tumor-associated antigen 1 isoform X3 gives rise to the protein MLGMWIGASAIPCTPSVAKGKSRAKISCTKLKTQNQEEELMKLAKQFDKNMEELDVIQEQKKRNHDFIQTISEAETFSNYKDNVQMQLLHDIVPEIDNAIMKNPMEENTKMSVINDQNSSQKPFDQNAEAAFNAIFDGSTQKCSGQFSQDLSDAFLNTSNTTFGKKSALKKEKIITNETLVTEKLPDKTPGSLSCQVDTLGMTNPCVTSYTEKPEAFNKHLDAFPTSDFEDDWENLLNNEPFVMQNVKMYELSPAPKTAQIADQKSIYNFNNKCDKHKSRMNTSLGARLRDSKIVQDLPSKTHNKELIDSGKYSFSLNPNDEPNKLPSSGYIMKLEKSFNKIVQDCSVASNLTKVKEDMHTKFTSNVNTFEKSTLNTGYSNEQENKSIFNQSFKAPANINPFGSATLGNETSVYNTNQTNASKLGSFFDDWNDPSFANEIVKACHQLENTWEADDVDDDLLYQACDDIERLTQQQDIRKGSKIPESTLEINNSSKHGAKNIFTTSKQESQLVQSKHLNLSSISGHTSFTNSSQLNKPVKMDKREICGNSPSFLGATTNLTIYSKNSNCHINNLHFSWNNTDVPIQVKSPQSVLTGSSSLNVSSDYRNTETATYKKKLSTQHLSHRSTRDGDQSGLNRTVGFPKYTFTKMKNSQILSQFNQNCLPGSISDTKITQGLEKNKTPVHSFCGRAIQQQCLVKRSESLKQPSKEEEEKNKKYSPEEIQRKRQEALVRRMAKAQASSVKAAPT